The window CGGTATAGAAGAAAAGATGAAACACATAAGGGGCTTTCAGTTTCTCTCCCAGAAACCCATGATGATAATTATTAATTGTTCAGAGGAAAGGCTCTCAGATGCCCAGGATTTGGAAAACAGATTTAAAGGTGAGATAAAAGAAGACATACCATGCATTACTGCATGTGCAAGGCTGGAGGCAGAACTGAGTATTATGCCGGAAGCAGAGCAAGCCGATTATATGGCAGAATACGGCATAAAGGAGTCAATAAGGGGAAAGATCATAAAGCTTGCATGCGATACCCTCGGTCTTATCACCTTTTTTACTGTCGGCGAGGATGAGTGTCGTGCCTGGCATATAAAAAAAGGTGAGACAGCCCATGAGGCAGCCAGGACAATCCATACAGACTTTTATAACAAGTTCATCAGGGCAGAGGTAGTTGCCTATGATGACTTCTTTAAATATAACGGCTTTGCCGGATGTAAAAAGGCAGGGGCATGGAGGCTCGAGGGTAAGACCTATGCAGTTAAAGACGGTGATATCATCACCATAAGGGCTGGGGCTTGATATTTCCTTGACAATATAAAAAACTCCATGCTAATCAAATAATGCTATGATGGGTTTTTCAGATATATGGGTGTTTTTAGGATACATGTTTACCCCTATCTCTGCCCTGTTTTGTCTTATTTATGGATTTTTGAACTGGAGAAAAGGCATTGACGAAAAAGACGGAGACTACAGGGAAGAGATAAGATGGGAAAGGGAAGAGATAGAGCTAATAGAAAAGCTACCATGATATGATATATCTTATAATCTTTACAATAATCTATCTTGCCATCACCATATATTTAAGTTATTTAGGTTATAGAAAGACCACCACAGTATCGGATTATCTCCTGGCAGGGAGGGAGGTTAATCCTGTCATTATGTCCTTAAGTTATGGCTCTACCTACATAAGCACCTCTGCAATCATTGGCTTCGGTGGCATAAGCGCTCTCTATGGATTAAGCATGTCATGGCTTGCATTCCTCAATATTTTTATCGGTGTCCTGGTTGCCTTTATCATCTTTGGCAAGAGGACAAGAAAGATGGGCAAGGCACTGGATGCCCACACATTTCCCGAACTGATTGGCAGAAGATATAACTCAAGATTTATTCAAGGGTTTTCAGGTGTGGTGATACTTTTTTTTATGCCAGTCTATACTTCCGCCATACTCATAGGTATATCGAGATTTATAGAGATATACCTTAAGGTGCCCTTTACCACTGCGCTTTTGGTGTTTCTTCTCATAAATGCCTGCTATGTTATATGGGGAGGTTTAAAAGGTGTCCTATATACATCCGTATTCCAGGGGATAATAATGATAGTGGTGATGATTATCATAGGCATAACAACCTATGTATCAGCAGGTGGTCTTATTGAAGGGCACAGGGAACTGGCAACTATGGCATCCTATTTACCGGAAAACCTTTTGAAGGCAGGACATAATGGTTTTACGTCGTTTCCCACGGCAGGCTCGCCATTATGGTGGTTTGTGATAACAACACTTATACTCGGTGTAGGCATAGGTGTATTGGGACAGCCACAGTTGAATGTGAGATTTATGACTCTTAAATCAGACAGGGAGCTTAACAGGTCTATCCCATTTACTGCCCTTTATATCCTTTTTACAACCGGTATAGCCTTTGCTGTAGGTGCCCTTACAAATGTCATCTTCTATAAAAAAACAGGCATGTTATCTTTTGATGCAGCCTTTGGAAATATAGACAAGATCATTCCACTATATGTGGAACAATTCTACCCTAAGTGGTTTGTTGCCATTTTCCTTGTGACACTCATGGCTGCTGCCATGAGTGCAAACAGCGCACAGTTCCATGCCCTTGGTGCGTCCTTAAGCAGGGATATTTTTGAGCAGGCTCTATTAAAGGGTAAATCAGTAGCAGAGACCACTATTGTAACAAGGATAGGTATAGTATTCAGTATCTTTGCCACCTTAATATTTGGTCTTTTGATGCCTGAAGGCTCAGTGGCTATTGCCACTGCCTTTTTCTTTGGTCTATCAGGTGCCACATTTATTCCAGCATACCTCTTTGGGTTATACTGGAAAAAGGCAACAAAGACAGGTGCAAAGACAAGCATACTCTGCGGTTTTTTTTCATTCCTTATATGGATGGTGTTTTTCCATGAAAACCAATCAAAGACAATAGGTCTATGCCGATGGTTTTTTGGAAGGGATTCGCTGATAGGCCATCCCTTTAATAATATAGACCCCCAGATGATTGCCCTACCTCTGTCATTTATTGTCTTTATCGCGGTCTCTTTATTTACGAACCCTGTAAGCCAGGATGTGATCAAAAAGGCTTTCAGGCACATTTGACATTTTTTCAAAGTCTCGGGACTGTTAAAGCGTTTTGATATCTCTTTCTTGCCTTTCCGTGTCTATGGATGCTTTAACTGACTTTTTCATTTTGAGCCACAGAGAGAAAAACA of the Syntrophorhabdaceae bacterium genome contains:
- a CDS encoding DUF933 domain-containing protein; this translates as MYISIIGKAGSGKTTFFHALSRTPIDNKSGSSNISIIDVPDERLEKLSAFFKTKKTVHARIELTDTPSLHSSIFQQIRQADAFVLIIPYFEESQEDLPQAYRAVIYDFILSDMAQVEQRLERIAKQGGKRDNPMLQQEKELLELCLAHLNEEKPLMSLSGIEEKMKHIRGFQFLSQKPMMIIINCSEERLSDAQDLENRFKGEIKEDIPCITACARLEAELSIMPEAEQADYMAEYGIKESIRGKIIKLACDTLGLITFFTVGEDECRAWHIKKGETAHEAARTIHTDFYNKFIRAEVVAYDDFFKYNGFAGCKKAGAWRLEGKTYAVKDGDIITIRAGA
- a CDS encoding sodium:solute symporter family protein, which encodes MIYLIIFTIIYLAITIYLSYLGYRKTTTVSDYLLAGREVNPVIMSLSYGSTYISTSAIIGFGGISALYGLSMSWLAFLNIFIGVLVAFIIFGKRTRKMGKALDAHTFPELIGRRYNSRFIQGFSGVVILFFMPVYTSAILIGISRFIEIYLKVPFTTALLVFLLINACYVIWGGLKGVLYTSVFQGIIMIVVMIIIGITTYVSAGGLIEGHRELATMASYLPENLLKAGHNGFTSFPTAGSPLWWFVITTLILGVGIGVLGQPQLNVRFMTLKSDRELNRSIPFTALYILFTTGIAFAVGALTNVIFYKKTGMLSFDAAFGNIDKIIPLYVEQFYPKWFVAIFLVTLMAAAMSANSAQFHALGASLSRDIFEQALLKGKSVAETTIVTRIGIVFSIFATLIFGLLMPEGSVAIATAFFFGLSGATFIPAYLFGLYWKKATKTGAKTSILCGFFSFLIWMVFFHENQSKTIGLCRWFFGRDSLIGHPFNNIDPQMIALPLSFIVFIAVSLFTNPVSQDVIKKAFRHI